In a single window of the Necator americanus strain Aroian chromosome X, whole genome shotgun sequence genome:
- a CDS encoding hypothetical protein (NECATOR_CHRX.G23291.T2) → MDQLDKLVSRLETVTAKLENLGSTKPQLAPKPVHLGGNAVSTETPPHVRAYDNALSDVSERWSILSERIGDDVLIMGYKVKEVFNFLRSFLWIAASRSEPSAEEVQKLVAPLVNLLMEINSFKDSKRNSPLFNHLCAVSEGVPAVGWVLVKKTPASYVKEMLDSSTFYINRIFKEFKDGDQTHVEWARVWKELLEAMQTFVRQTHTTGLAWNSAPGWLLPSSAEHDTNVGFSATVGLLPPPPPPPRSLFTKTTPNNPLPADGRASRDALFAEINKGEAITASLKKVTADMQTHKNPCLREKNLPLKVPGPQRGGSHVKKVVSCEPARNPPVVELKDGKQWNVEYIVDNPNLVVTATDKKQTVYVYKCQDSVIIVKGKVNSIILDSCRKTSIVFDALLAQCETINCQSVHIQALGEMPTLSIQKTDGCQVYLSEVSKNAEIITSKSTEMNLLIPMADGDFPSGAREPTHPLHGFMAPVHQFDAMGPVPPQFTALWL, encoded by the exons ATGGATCAACTGGACAAATTAGTGTCGAGACTTGAAACAGTCACAGCAAAACTAGAGAATCTTGGATCCACAAAACCACAACTGGCTCCGAAACCTGTTCATCTTGGTGGAAACG CCGTTTCCACCGAAACTCCTCCTCATGTGAGAGCGTATGACAATGCATTATCAGACGTATCCGAGCGATGGTCCATACTTTCAGAAAGAATTGGAGACGATGTTTTAATCATG GGTTACAAAGTGAAGGAAGTGTTCAATTTTCTCAGAAGCTTTTTGTGGATAGCAGCTAGCCGCTCGGAGCCTTCAGCAGAAGAGGTCCAAAAACTTGTTGCCCCCCTCGTCAATCTCTTAATGGAAATCAATTCTTTCAAG GATTCGAAGCGTAATTCACCGTTGTTTAATCATCTCTGTGCAGTTTCTGAAGGTGTTCCTGCAGTTGGATGGGTTCTtgtg AAGAAAACGCCTGCTTCGTATGTCAAGGAAATGTTGGATTCTTCTACGTTTTACATTAATCGCATCTTTAAGGAGTTCAAA GATGGCGATCAAACGCATGTGGAATGGGCTCGGGTGTGGAAAGAACTGCTAGAGGCAATGCAAACATTTGTTCGTCAAACTCACACCACTGGTCTGGCTTGGAATAGCGcacct ggATGGTTGCTTCCTTCTTCCGCCGAACATGACACCAATGTTGGATTTTCCGCTACCGTAGGCCTTCTGccaccacctcctcctccGCCTCGAT CgcttttcacaaaaacaactCCAAACAACCCTCTTCCTGCAGATGGAAGAGCAAGCCGAGATGCATTGTTTGCCGAAATCAACAAAGGTGAAGCTATCACAGCTAGCTTGAAGAAGGTTACGGCAGACATGCAGACTCACAAAAATCCGTGtttgcgtgagaag AATTTGCCATTGAAGGTTCCTGGTCCACAAAGAGGTGGATCTCATGTCAAAAAGGTCGTCTCATGTGAACCCGCTCGAAATCCGCCAGTTGTTGAACTGAAGGATGGGAAACAATGGAACGTG GAATATATTGTGGATAATCCTAATCTGGTCGTGACCGCTACAGATAAGAAACAAACTGTTTATGTTTACAAATGCCAAGATTCCGTAATTATT GTCAAGGGTAAAGTGAATTCTATCATCTTGGATAGCTGCCGTAAAACTTCAATTGTATTCGATGCATTGTTGGCGCAATGTGAAACAATCAATTGTCAGAGTGTTCATATCCAG GCGCTCGGTGAGATGCCCACACTTTCTATCCAGAAAACTGATGGTTGCCAAGTGTATCTCAGTGAGGTTTCAAAGAATGCCGAAATTATTACCAGCAAGTCAACTGAGATGAATTTGCTTATTCCTATGGCAGATGGGGATTTT CCATCTGGCGCCAGGGAACCAACTCATCCACTTCATGGTTTTATGGCACCAGTGCATCAGTTcgacgccatgggacccgtcccaccacAGTTTACCGCTTTGTGGCTCTAA
- a CDS encoding hypothetical protein (NECATOR_CHRX.G23291.T1), with protein MDQLDKLVSRLETVTAKLENLGSTKPQLAPKPVHLGGNAVSTETPPHVRAYDNALSDVSERWSILSERIGDDVLIMGYKVKEVFNFLRSFLWIAASRSEPSAEEVQKLVAPLVNLLMEINSFKDSKRNSPLFNHLCAVSEGVPAVGWVLVKKTPASYVKEMLDSSTFYINRIFKEFKDGDQTHVEWARVWKELLEAMQTFVRQTHTTGLAWNSAPGWLLPSSAEHDTNVGFSATVGLLPPPPPPPRSLFTKTTPNNPLPADGRASRDALFAEINKGEAITASLKKVTADMQTHKNPCLREKVPGPQRGGSHVKKVVSCEPARNPPVVELKDGKQWNVEYIVDNPNLVVTATDKKQTVYVYKCQDSVIIVKGKVNSIILDSCRKTSIVFDALLAQCETINCQSVHIQALGEMPTLSIQKTDGCQVYLSEVSKNAEIITSKSTEMNLLIPMADGDFPSGAREPTHPLHGFMAPVHQFDAMGPVPPQFTALWL; from the exons ATGGATCAACTGGACAAATTAGTGTCGAGACTTGAAACAGTCACAGCAAAACTAGAGAATCTTGGATCCACAAAACCACAACTGGCTCCGAAACCTGTTCATCTTGGTGGAAACG CCGTTTCCACCGAAACTCCTCCTCATGTGAGAGCGTATGACAATGCATTATCAGACGTATCCGAGCGATGGTCCATACTTTCAGAAAGAATTGGAGACGATGTTTTAATCATG GGTTACAAAGTGAAGGAAGTGTTCAATTTTCTCAGAAGCTTTTTGTGGATAGCAGCTAGCCGCTCGGAGCCTTCAGCAGAAGAGGTCCAAAAACTTGTTGCCCCCCTCGTCAATCTCTTAATGGAAATCAATTCTTTCAAG GATTCGAAGCGTAATTCACCGTTGTTTAATCATCTCTGTGCAGTTTCTGAAGGTGTTCCTGCAGTTGGATGGGTTCTtgtg AAGAAAACGCCTGCTTCGTATGTCAAGGAAATGTTGGATTCTTCTACGTTTTACATTAATCGCATCTTTAAGGAGTTCAAA GATGGCGATCAAACGCATGTGGAATGGGCTCGGGTGTGGAAAGAACTGCTAGAGGCAATGCAAACATTTGTTCGTCAAACTCACACCACTGGTCTGGCTTGGAATAGCGcacct ggATGGTTGCTTCCTTCTTCCGCCGAACATGACACCAATGTTGGATTTTCCGCTACCGTAGGCCTTCTGccaccacctcctcctccGCCTCGAT CgcttttcacaaaaacaactCCAAACAACCCTCTTCCTGCAGATGGAAGAGCAAGCCGAGATGCATTGTTTGCCGAAATCAACAAAGGTGAAGCTATCACAGCTAGCTTGAAGAAGGTTACGGCAGACATGCAGACTCACAAAAATCCGTGtttgcgtgagaag GTTCCTGGTCCACAAAGAGGTGGATCTCATGTCAAAAAGGTCGTCTCATGTGAACCCGCTCGAAATCCGCCAGTTGTTGAACTGAAGGATGGGAAACAATGGAACGTG GAATATATTGTGGATAATCCTAATCTGGTCGTGACCGCTACAGATAAGAAACAAACTGTTTATGTTTACAAATGCCAAGATTCCGTAATTATT GTCAAGGGTAAAGTGAATTCTATCATCTTGGATAGCTGCCGTAAAACTTCAATTGTATTCGATGCATTGTTGGCGCAATGTGAAACAATCAATTGTCAGAGTGTTCATATCCAG GCGCTCGGTGAGATGCCCACACTTTCTATCCAGAAAACTGATGGTTGCCAAGTGTATCTCAGTGAGGTTTCAAAGAATGCCGAAATTATTACCAGCAAGTCAACTGAGATGAATTTGCTTATTCCTATGGCAGATGGGGATTTT CCATCTGGCGCCAGGGAACCAACTCATCCACTTCATGGTTTTATGGCACCAGTGCATCAGTTcgacgccatgggacccgtcccaccacAGTTTACCGCTTTGTGGCTCTAA
- a CDS encoding hypothetical protein (NECATOR_CHRX.G23290.T1), with product MSAPGERKFSQKLMGLEACNLPMGLNFFLHVTVIEKSPDSGGKPGTVAPGRTGLQESYRLPKRKRIRMTICTYNARTLAPEAANEDLMMQAKKIKYD from the coding sequence ATGTCCGCTCCGGGAGAACGCaaattctcccaaaaactcatgggactagaggcttgcaacctgcctatgggtttaaatttttttttgcatgtcacagtaatagaaaagagtcctgattccggaggaaagcctggtacggtagcgccaggaaggacggggttgcaggagtcatataggctaccgaaacggaaaaggattaggatgacgatctgtacttataacgcacgtacgcttgcaccGGAAGCAGCAaacgaagatctgatgatgcaagcaaagaagatcaagtacgactgA
- a CDS encoding hypothetical protein (NECATOR_CHRX.G23289.T1), which produces MAKNIDLFEQLTTRIGRLRMRRCGPTPVLTIFVAYAPTSSYEEEEVFEAFYMDLEKFYQEDHAFYKVIIDDFNAKIGSRRTSEELHIGTHGLQWNEQGERLFESIMTTKTVHGNSQFQKPSSICWTWESPGGGYRNEIDYIIVNKRFCLTDVAVVPKFYTGSDHRLLQGRFSFTKREEKAAKFRERNPRTIINWDLLATLAGFWEDSAMDEEYDLLVEHLHDCAKKAESFKTTKRCFSLETLELLRQRGAARAAGNQELTSGLARLCREAIKEDLKGSVPRI; this is translated from the coding sequence atggcaaagaacatcgacctttttgaacaacttacgacccgaatcggacgtctgcggatgagaagatgtggcccaacaccagttttgactatcttcgtcgcttacgctccaacatcaagctatgaagaagaagaagtcttcgaagctttctatatggacctggagaagttctaccaagaagatcatgcattctacaaggtcataattgacgatttcaacgccaagatTGGCTCAAGAAGAACgtctgaggaacttcacatcgggacccacggcctacaatggaatgaacaagGGGAGAGGCTCTTCGAGTcaatcatgacgactaagaccgtccatgggaactcgcaattccagaagccctcttctatatgctggacgtgggagtcacccggtggagggtaccgtaatgaaatagactaCATCattgtcaataaaaggttctgcctgacggacgtcgctgttgtaccaaagttctatacgggatcggaccatcgcctcctccaaggaagattttccttcacaaaaagagaagagaaagccgccaagttcagagagcgaaatcccagaactatcatcaactgggatctcttagctacgctagccggcttttgggaagactCCGCAAtggacgaggaatatgacttgctcgttgaacaccttcacgactgcgcaaagaaggctgagagttttaaaaccaccaagagatgcttctctcttgaaactcttgagctgttacgccagcgtggagcagcacgagccgcagggaaccaagaactcacgtccgggctcgcaaggctttgcagagaggcgataaaggaagaccttaaaggcagcgtaccacgaatctga